In Edaphobacter aggregans, the sequence GCCCGGGTTGATTTGTGTCGTCTAGGGCCGAACTCTCATTCGGATCCAAGGGGAACGGTCCAGATTCGCGCATGCGGATTGAACAACCCTTCGCCTATCCGATCGAAGATGAGTGACGAATTTGTCAGCCAACGGAGGTCGTAGGTCTCATCTTTGGATGGGAGGGTGACTTGTCGTGGCGCTCCTCCCTCGGTTGAGATGACCCATATTGTGGATCCGCCCCAGAACTCTAGATCGGTCCTGTGCTGTGCCAAGCGAGGAGCAAAAGTGACGTATGCGATCGATTTTCCGTCCGGCGACGGAACTGGCAGGCCGGCATTTTTAGTTGGCCAGAGCTCGCGGCGATCCGTTCCGTCGGCTCGGATGGTGTAGAGAGAAGAACCAGAGAAGAGCGCGAGGTGAACGCTATCGGAGAACCATGGATTCCAATTTGGTTTGATGTAGTCCCAGTTCGGATCAGGATGGACCGAAAATGGTCCGAGATCTTTCCATGTGTTTTTTCCGATGTCGTAGGTCCAAAAGTTTTGACCTCTCAAGTCGCCTATTGCAAGATATCGTCCATCAGGAGAGGGGACGATCAAGGCTTCATTCTGAAACCATCTGTCGAAGGTCGCCACCGGCCCGTTGATTGTTTCCAGATACGTAGTTGGACCTGAATACTCAATCCAGACAAAACCATTGAAGGCGGGAATATATTGCGCACGTTCTGCTCCAAATGGCGAGTTGGGCGTATGCGTTTGAGGCATTGCGCCATTTTTCTGCGAGCCTTCCGGAGTTACGAGGCTGAAGCGCCAATCGCGATAGCTGGAGATAGCGCTGCTATCTGGCAACCACTCTCCGAGAAAGCCTTCGACATTTGGATCGCGGAGATGGTTTCCTTCTCGGTCGGCGAACGCGACGTTGGAGCGTAGATGGGAGCGTCCCATGCCTGCGGTTCCGTCCCTCTTCATCCCAGTAAGCACATAGGCGACGAGCTTGCCATCGGGGCTGGGAACGGGTTGGTAGGCGTCTACGTCGAGGAACATTGTCTCGTGCTGGGAGACTGCGAACAGATTGACGCCCACGCAAAACAGGAGGACCGCAACTGTGCGTGACCACATGCCCGCAAGTGTAGATCATTCCCTTGATGTGCAGATCAGTATTGCGTTTAGGCGCAGTTGAACGGATCGCGTCACACGTACGCAAGCCGGACTGGGAGAGGAGCAGTCGGTCGTGAACTTCCGGGAAACGGAGTTTCGGAAATTACAAGCGAACTTGCCGAAAACGTGACTTTGCAGGCGGTGGATCACTTTGGATCAGAGCGAATGAGGTAGTACCGCCGCATGGTTTCCGCTACGACACCGGCCAGTGCATAAGTTGCGGCATTTGTAATGAGGACGAAGTAGAAGCCTTGCGGGTGTCGTCCGGCCATTGCTATTGGGCAGGTCAGATACACGAGAGCCCGTCCAACGCCGTCCGTGCCAAGCGAATTCGAAAGAGTCGCGGAGATATAGATTCTCCAGGCGACGACAACGAGCGCACCCAAAGTGGCCCAGATGGCGATTCGGCTTTTCATGCCGCCGCTCCCTCTACCCTGCGCCCTAATTATCCTCCTAGGGCCGCAATTTTGCAGCCGCCATGTGGAACCTTGATTTGCCACTGCTAACCCTAGGTTCGCAAAACGGGGTTATGGGAAACCGATAATCCAACTTTTCAGAAACAGCCGTTGAACCTTGCATTGACGTGGAGCTGGGGCGATCATTGGGCACGAGGATGATCTGGTGTTGGCGGTGCAAGATGGAGGTGCCGATGCTTGACGAGGTGGAGTACGCCCAGGTGATCCATCTATATAGCGAGGTGATACGTGGGACCAAGGATCTTCGACGAGAGAAGTCACTCTCGCTGGGCGCAACTAGCCTCCATGAACTATTCAGGTTTGTGTGCGACCGCCATGAAGAGTCGGCAGGCGTAAAGAATTGTCATGAGAACGCTTAGCATGACAGTGCGGCGTACGGTCTGCGTCATTGCGGTGCTGTGCACTTTTGTCTGGGCTGTCCCAGTCGGTGCCCAGCAGCAACAACAGAAGCCCGAAGATCCCGAAGATGAGAAGCAGATAGGGCTCTGGCTCGATCAGGGAGTATCCACCGGCCTTTCAGCGAATAAATCTCTGGATCTCGAATTCCATGAGCGGTTTGACGAGGGAGGGTCCAACCTCTATGAGTACTTCGTTCAAGGCGGCGTTGCCTTTCGTCTGCGGCCCTGGATCACGTTGATACCGATTTATCGTTACCAGCGCTTTCCAGGAAATCCCAATATTACTTACGAAAACAGATTGCAATTCAATGTCACGTTGAGCACATCCCACAGCCCCTGGCGGCCGACCCTGCGCACCCTCATCGAGGGACGGTTTGTCGATAACCAATCTGCTTCAGCACGCCTTCGATTTCGCCCCGGCATCGACTACACCTTGCCGCTTCGCGTGGCGCGGCCTCCGGTACTCGTGGTGAGCAATGAGTTTTTCATCGTTCCGGGAAACAATCCCTTCGCCAACGGCGGCAGCAGCTACACTCAGAACCGCTTCCAGGTGGGAGTACGACTGCCCATCGCCGATTCATTCTCTGTTCGGCCTTACTACTTATTACAGTCAGTTAACCTGCCCAGTGGCTGGGATACAAACGAAATCTTTGGTATCTCGCTAGCCCTCAGGATTCCGGGCAAAACCAAGTGAGGCGTTGCCGTAAACCGGCGATGGCACGAATGACCTCGCGTAAGCGCCGCAGGTCTGGTTTTCCGGACTTGGCGTTGTTGTTCACGAAAACCGGGGCGGTCTCAACCGGTGGATGCAACGATGGCTTGGAGTTTACTAGCCGGGGTTTCAAAGCCCAAAGTTTTCCGTGGGCGTTGATTGAGGCGCTGGGCCACTTTGTCCAGATCGGCTTGGGAATAACCGGATAGGTCACTCTTCCTAGGAAAGTACTG encodes:
- a CDS encoding DUF2490 domain-containing protein → MTVRRTVCVIAVLCTFVWAVPVGAQQQQQKPEDPEDEKQIGLWLDQGVSTGLSANKSLDLEFHERFDEGGSNLYEYFVQGGVAFRLRPWITLIPIYRYQRFPGNPNITYENRLQFNVTLSTSHSPWRPTLRTLIEGRFVDNQSASARLRFRPGIDYTLPLRVARPPVLVVSNEFFIVPGNNPFANGGSSYTQNRFQVGVRLPIADSFSVRPYYLLQSVNLPSGWDTNEIFGISLALRIPGKTK
- a CDS encoding TolB family protein, translating into MWSRTVAVLLFCVGVNLFAVSQHETMFLDVDAYQPVPSPDGKLVAYVLTGMKRDGTAGMGRSHLRSNVAFADREGNHLRDPNVEGFLGEWLPDSSAISSYRDWRFSLVTPEGSQKNGAMPQTHTPNSPFGAERAQYIPAFNGFVWIEYSGPTTYLETINGPVATFDRWFQNEALIVPSPDGRYLAIGDLRGQNFWTYDIGKNTWKDLGPFSVHPDPNWDYIKPNWNPWFSDSVHLALFSGSSLYTIRADGTDRRELWPTKNAGLPVPSPDGKSIAYVTFAPRLAQHRTDLEFWGGSTIWVISTEGGAPRQVTLPSKDETYDLRWLTNSSLIFDRIGEGLFNPHARIWTVPLGSE